The genomic DNA TGGAATTGGAATCTTTACACAAGGTTATGATTTAGCTAATTTAAGTCTTGCAAATTGGAAAGGTATTCATCCTGATGGTATTCCTCTTATTCCTACATTCTTTGTTACAGTTGCTTGTGGTATTGTTTCTGGATTCCACTCAACTCAAGCTACTCTTATAGCAAGATCAGTTTCAAATGAAAAAGAAGGAAAAACTACTTTTTATAATATGATGATTTTAGAAGGTTTAATTGCAATGATTTGGGCTGCAGCTGCTATGGGTATTTACAATAAAGGAATACCTAAGGAATTAGTAGGTTCTCCTGATGTAATAGGTTTGGTTGCAAGAGATTTACTTGGTTCTATTGGTGGTATCATAGCTATAATAGGTGTAATTGTTTTACCAATAACTTCTGGAGATACAGCTTTAAGATCTTTAAGATTAATGCTTGCAGATTACTTTCATTATGACCAAAAGGAAAAAAAACATCGTGTTATATTGTCAATCTGTATATTTATTCCTGTCATAGCCATCCTTATATTTGCAAAGCTTAGTGCTTCTGGATTTAATATATTGTGGAGATACTTCTCTTGGAGTAATCAAACTATTGCCATATTTGCATTTGCAATGATTACAGTTTACCTTATAATAAAAGAAAAGAATTATATTATAAGCTTAATTCCTGGTATGTTTTATTCCTTTGTTATATTCAGTTATATATTTAATGCTCAAATTGGATTTAACTTAAACATAAATATATCATATGTTTTAGCTGCCATATTTACTGTATTATATGCTATTTTAACTGTACGCTCTGGTAGAAAGTTAAAAAGCAAAGCAGATACTAAGTTGGCTGACTAAATCTAAATAAAATAATACTTAGAATAAATTTTATTAAAAAATGATAAAAAAGTAGGCAATCTCAAGTTAGATTTGCCTCTTTTTTATTTAATACAGTAATAAATACTTAAGTATTTACTCCTTATTGGAATATTTATCCTAAATCTCTAATATAAATAAATAAAAGTTTTAAAATAATCTATTCGTTTATATACTTAAAATAAATTTTTTGGAGGAATACTTATGAATAATAAATTACATGAACTTGAAAAAAATCTACCAGAAACATCTTGTTCTTTTTGCACACATCTTTCATTTAAGGGGCCTAGCCTAGACTATAGATATGATATTAGATGTGTTATTTCAGATACAAAGCCCGATTTTAGAGGATGTTGTGAATATTTTGAACCAGAATATACAGAATTAAATACAGGAGATTTAGACAATCTATACATA from Clostridioides difficile ATCC 9689 = DSM 1296 includes the following:
- a CDS encoding carbon starvation protein A, coding for MTTFLIGLAILLIGGALYGAYCEKVFGPDDRKTPALAQSDGVDYVPMKKWKNSLIELLNIAGTGPILGPIQGILFGPIAFILIPIGCVFGGALHDYMSGMISIREKGAQMPSLISRFLGNKVFQVYNIFLCLLMLLVGAVFIYTPGDLVVTQILNMKSTINNPVVWIVYGLIFLYYLCATLFPIDKIIGKVYPIFGAILLLSAAGVGIGIFTQGYDLANLSLANWKGIHPDGIPLIPTFFVTVACGIVSGFHSTQATLIARSVSNEKEGKTTFYNMMILEGLIAMIWAAAAMGIYNKGIPKELVGSPDVIGLVARDLLGSIGGIIAIIGVIVLPITSGDTALRSLRLMLADYFHYDQKEKKHRVILSICIFIPVIAILIFAKLSASGFNILWRYFSWSNQTIAIFAFAMITVYLIIKEKNYIISLIPGMFYSFVIFSYIFNAQIGFNLNINISYVLAAIFTVLYAILTVRSGRKLKSKADTKLAD